Proteins from one Phycisphaeraceae bacterium genomic window:
- a CDS encoding UbiX family flavin prenyltransferase translates to MRRFIIGITGASGAIYARRVIQAITAAECRVELVASPNGRRLVFDELDMKRLDADALSDGRGELVTIHADNDVGGALGSGSFMHDGMAIVPCSANTLARVSVGVTDNQLQRAACVALKERRPLILAHRESPLSLTEIEAMRTVTLAGAVVLPLAPGFYLKPRTIDELVDFMAARILDLLKVPHSLSRRWDEHRDAERAERSAARTLPLQ, encoded by the coding sequence ATGCGTCGCTTCATCATCGGCATCACAGGCGCCAGTGGCGCCATCTACGCTCGGCGCGTGATCCAGGCGATCACCGCGGCGGAGTGTCGCGTTGAACTGGTCGCCAGCCCCAACGGCCGGCGACTCGTCTTCGACGAGCTCGACATGAAGCGTCTCGACGCCGATGCCCTGAGCGACGGTCGCGGTGAACTGGTGACCATTCACGCCGACAACGATGTCGGCGGTGCCCTCGGTTCTGGCAGCTTCATGCACGACGGCATGGCAATCGTGCCGTGTTCGGCGAACACGCTGGCACGCGTCTCCGTGGGCGTGACTGACAACCAGCTTCAGCGCGCCGCGTGCGTGGCACTCAAGGAGCGGCGCCCACTGATCCTGGCCCATCGTGAGAGTCCGCTCTCGCTCACTGAGATCGAGGCGATGCGCACGGTCACGCTGGCGGGTGCCGTCGTGCTGCCGCTTGCCCCGGGTTTCTATCTCAAGCCAAGGACGATCGACGAACTCGTCGACTTCATGGCCGCGCGCATCCTCGACCTGCTGAAGGTGCCGCACTCGCTCAGCCGGCGGTGGGATGAGCACCGCGACGCCGAGCGCGCGGAGCGCTCGGCCGCTCGCACGCTGCCGCTTCAGTGA
- the proS gene encoding proline--tRNA ligase — protein MSQKGGKPQTAISPTREENYAEWYQQVVRAAELAEPSPVRGCMVIKPWGYAIWENIQRALDRMFKDTGHKNAYFPLFIPLSFLEKEAEHVEGFAKECAVVTHHRLEAGKDGKLVPTGELEEPLVVRPTSETIIGATFAKWVQSWRDLPLLINQWANVVRWEMRTRLFLRTAEFLWQEGHTAHASAEEAMEHTRRMLDVYETFARDFMAMPVIKGVKTPAERFPGAVETFCIESMMQDRKALQAGTSHFLGQNFAKASEIRFLDTQGQLQHAWTTSWGVSTRLVGGLIMTHGDDDGMIVPPKLAPTHVVILPVLHKPELREQILKWCHELAAELRRRRHGDRDIEVEVDARDLPGGDKAWQWIKRGAPIRLEVGPRDMEQDSVFMARRDKGPKEKVGVKRAEFIERCAEILDEIQYSLMARASAFRDQHTRKIDDRTEFEAFFTPKRQADENSPPDIHGGFALARFCLDPKVEAEVKERLGVTVRCIPLEGADDPGPCVITGQPAQKRVIFAKAY, from the coding sequence ATGAGCCAGAAGGGCGGCAAGCCGCAGACAGCTATTTCCCCCACGCGCGAGGAGAACTACGCGGAGTGGTACCAGCAGGTCGTTCGCGCGGCGGAACTCGCCGAGCCGTCGCCCGTGCGCGGCTGCATGGTCATCAAGCCGTGGGGCTATGCGATCTGGGAGAACATCCAGCGGGCGCTCGACCGGATGTTCAAGGACACGGGCCACAAGAACGCCTACTTCCCGCTCTTCATTCCGCTCTCGTTCCTCGAGAAGGAGGCGGAGCATGTGGAAGGATTCGCCAAGGAGTGCGCGGTGGTCACGCACCATCGGCTGGAAGCGGGCAAGGACGGCAAGCTTGTTCCCACGGGTGAACTCGAGGAGCCGCTCGTGGTGCGGCCGACGAGCGAGACGATCATCGGCGCCACCTTCGCCAAGTGGGTGCAGAGCTGGCGCGATCTGCCGCTGCTCATCAATCAATGGGCCAATGTGGTCCGCTGGGAGATGCGCACGCGACTGTTCCTGAGAACGGCCGAGTTCCTCTGGCAGGAGGGACACACCGCCCACGCGAGCGCCGAAGAGGCGATGGAGCACACGCGCCGCATGCTCGATGTCTATGAGACTTTCGCACGCGATTTCATGGCGATGCCGGTCATCAAGGGCGTCAAGACTCCCGCCGAGCGGTTCCCGGGGGCCGTCGAGACCTTCTGCATCGAGTCGATGATGCAGGACCGCAAGGCGCTGCAGGCGGGCACGAGCCACTTCCTCGGCCAGAACTTCGCCAAGGCGAGTGAAATCAGATTCCTCGACACGCAGGGGCAGTTGCAACACGCCTGGACCACGAGCTGGGGTGTGAGCACGCGCCTGGTCGGCGGCTTGATCATGACCCACGGCGATGATGACGGCATGATCGTGCCGCCGAAGCTCGCGCCGACGCATGTGGTGATCCTGCCGGTGCTGCACAAGCCCGAGCTGCGCGAGCAGATTCTGAAGTGGTGTCACGAACTCGCGGCGGAGTTGCGGAGGCGGCGCCATGGCGATCGTGATATCGAGGTCGAAGTTGATGCGCGCGACCTTCCCGGCGGCGACAAGGCGTGGCAGTGGATCAAGCGCGGCGCACCGATCCGTCTCGAAGTGGGGCCGCGCGACATGGAGCAGGACTCGGTCTTCATGGCGCGGCGCGACAAGGGTCCCAAGGAAAAGGTGGGCGTGAAGCGCGCCGAGTTCATCGAGCGCTGCGCCGAGATTCTCGACGAGATCCAGTACAGCCTGATGGCTCGGGCGAGCGCATTCCGCGATCAGCACACGCGGAAGATCGACGACCGCACCGAGTTCGAGGCGTTCTTCACGCCGAAGAGGCAGGCCGATGAGAACTCGCCCCCGGACATACACGGCGGCTTTGCGCTCGCCCGATTCTGCCTCGACCCCAAGGTGGAGGCCGAGGTGAAGGAGCGGCTCGGCGTGACCGTGCGCTGCATTCCGCTCGAGGGCGCGGATGATCCCGGACCGTGTGTCATTACTGGGCAGCCTGCACAGAAGCGCGTCATCTTCGCGAAGGCGTATTGA
- a CDS encoding CHAD domain-containing protein — MAPFRLDPRQAPGAALQHASAEQVELALAVLEAALAWPSERRGSAVHGFRKATKRVRAALDLARHGGDSGAVILLRNAFRESSRALSRVRDRDALSAVLAQVARKLPKATRASVLAKWRALLLPSAVSRTAGRPERAVADIKSRLLAIRRLWSHVRLARLTPAVLAEGFERSWERARRRFQGAWQRKNAEWLHETRKRCQRLHYQVMLLESWRPKRFGKVREGLADAGEALGMARDTGLLLARTGGVIAPPEAKLKTLRRLLEREHRAALAQARKAGRRALRMPGSEVRRLIERTASEYARRSAHSRPAAAVADLRS, encoded by the coding sequence ATGGCTCCCTTCCGGCTGGACCCGCGGCAGGCTCCCGGGGCTGCCCTTCAGCATGCCTCCGCTGAGCAGGTGGAGTTGGCGCTGGCGGTGCTTGAAGCTGCGCTCGCGTGGCCGAGTGAACGGCGCGGCTCGGCGGTGCATGGCTTCAGGAAGGCGACCAAGCGGGTCCGCGCGGCGCTCGATCTCGCGCGGCATGGTGGGGACTCAGGCGCCGTCATCCTGCTGCGCAATGCCTTCCGCGAGTCATCGCGGGCGCTCTCCCGTGTGCGGGACCGCGACGCACTGAGCGCGGTCCTGGCGCAAGTGGCGCGGAAGTTGCCGAAGGCGACGCGCGCTTCGGTGCTCGCCAAGTGGCGGGCGCTGCTCCTGCCGTCTGCGGTCAGCCGCACGGCTGGGCGACCGGAGCGCGCGGTCGCGGACATCAAGTCGAGGTTGCTGGCAATCCGCAGGCTCTGGAGCCATGTCCGGCTCGCTCGACTCACTCCGGCCGTCCTCGCAGAGGGCTTCGAACGCAGTTGGGAGCGAGCGCGTCGGCGCTTTCAGGGCGCGTGGCAGCGGAAGAATGCGGAGTGGCTTCATGAAACGCGCAAGCGATGCCAGCGTCTTCACTACCAGGTGATGCTGTTGGAGTCGTGGCGACCGAAGCGGTTCGGGAAGGTCCGCGAGGGCCTGGCGGACGCTGGCGAAGCGCTCGGCATGGCGAGGGACACGGGACTTCTCCTCGCCCGCACCGGTGGCGTGATCGCACCGCCGGAGGCGAAGCTCAAGACTCTTCGCAGGCTGCTTGAGCGCGAACATCGTGCGGCTCTGGCCCAGGCGCGGAAGGCCGGACGGCGGGCGCTGCGCATGCCTGGGAGCGAAGTTCGCCGCCTCATCGAGCGCACCGCTTCCGAGTACGCTCGTCGATCCGCTCATTCGCGGCCAGCGGCTGCGGTGGCGGACTTGAGGAGCTGA
- a CDS encoding ion transporter, translating to MLAHHLHRIVESHWFQRTILGVILLAAIVVGLETYPAVMAEWGGLLHALDRIIIGIFVIEALMKMGALLPRPWRYFRDPWNCFDFTIVVLCLIPAVGPYAAIARLARVLRALRLITTVPKLQIIVSSLLKGLPSMGYVGLLLLLLFYVYGVLGVFLFRSNDPLHFRDLQTSLITMFRVVTLEDWTDVLYIQMHGSALYVGYDELNHTGLTAISKAQPLAAVLFFVSFVLLGTIVILNLVIGVIISSMDEAQHEREQAMLKAQREKGVAMSAAEELRLLEHELGTLMNSLSAIRRRVGDERPPPPSREA from the coding sequence ATGCTCGCCCACCACCTTCATCGAATCGTCGAATCCCACTGGTTCCAACGGACCATCCTCGGGGTCATCCTTCTGGCCGCGATCGTCGTCGGTCTCGAGACCTACCCGGCCGTGATGGCGGAGTGGGGCGGGCTGCTCCACGCTCTTGATCGAATCATCATCGGAATCTTCGTCATCGAGGCGCTCATGAAGATGGGTGCGCTCCTTCCGAGGCCGTGGCGCTACTTCCGCGACCCGTGGAATTGCTTCGACTTCACCATCGTGGTGCTCTGCCTCATTCCGGCGGTGGGTCCCTATGCGGCGATTGCGCGACTCGCGCGAGTGCTGCGAGCGCTGCGGCTCATCACCACGGTGCCGAAGCTTCAGATCATCGTCAGCAGCCTGCTGAAGGGTCTCCCCTCGATGGGCTATGTGGGTCTGCTGCTGCTTCTGCTCTTCTATGTCTATGGAGTCCTCGGGGTCTTCCTCTTCCGGAGCAACGATCCCCTGCACTTCCGCGACCTTCAGACTTCGCTCATCACGATGTTCCGCGTGGTCACGCTCGAGGACTGGACCGATGTCCTCTACATCCAGATGCACGGCTCGGCGCTCTATGTCGGCTATGACGAGCTGAATCACACCGGGCTCACCGCCATCTCGAAGGCGCAGCCGCTTGCCGCGGTTCTCTTCTTCGTGAGCTTCGTGCTGCTCGGGACCATCGTGATTCTCAACCTCGTGATCGGCGTCATCATCTCCTCGATGGACGAGGCGCAGCATGAACGGGAGCAGGCGATGCTCAAGGCGCAGCGCGAGAAGGGCGTCGCGATGTCCGCGGCGGAGGAGCTTCGCCTGCTCGAACACGAGCTTGGAACGCTCATGAACTCCCTCTCGGCGATCCGGCGGCGCGTGGGCGATGAGCGCCCACCGCCCCCGTCACGCGAGGCGTGA
- a CDS encoding phosphatase PAP2 family protein, protein MARVLYGALFVVAIPLLLVVLAQRLDAIVQLPALCSPLAGGSLIAAGVTLMAWSMLVLWRLGGGLPMNAFPPPRFMRRGPYRALDHPIYLGFVMATAGVAIASSSAAGFWIITPLASLGCIAIVMGYEAADLDRRFGRNREPSLWALPPDSAGPPRPRHRAAVFFRLYLPWLVLYEWIGHLPVPDGIDVRLGPERHWPVFEWAEWPYASVYLAAIVAPFVAPSSAALRRFMVTGWWGTALGMTAYLVVPFIAPPRDFEPSSVAGHLLMWERADGLDGRAAFPSFHVFWTLLTAALLASRWPRLLVGAWATIAVIACVMTGMHAVVDLVAGALLFFVSWRIDRVWSLLRRSVERLANSWRAWQVGPVRIINHGVFAGVAAAVGVLITGTLVAGGDLAWIAALMIASLVGAAIWGQMVVGRPTSLRPFGYFGSVVGVGSVALVAWATGVEIGTLAAAAAVAAPWVQLIGRKRCLVQGCCHGAPVPSDRAWLGIRCVNEQSRVVRLSSLRAVPIHATPFYSMVANALLGAMLLRLALLRAPIVIIIGAYFVLAGMSRFVEEAFRGEPHTPVIGGLRLYQWLSIGMVLIGAMVMMLPADGAPWPTPRLTAGVVAVALVAFVLHAFAMGVDFPASSRRFSRLA, encoded by the coding sequence ATGGCGCGCGTGCTCTACGGCGCCCTCTTCGTCGTGGCGATTCCGCTGCTGCTCGTGGTGTTGGCGCAACGACTCGATGCGATCGTGCAACTCCCGGCGCTCTGTTCGCCGCTCGCCGGCGGATCGCTGATCGCGGCCGGTGTGACGCTCATGGCGTGGTCGATGCTCGTGCTCTGGCGTCTCGGTGGCGGTCTTCCGATGAACGCCTTTCCGCCGCCGCGCTTCATGCGGCGCGGGCCGTACCGAGCGCTCGATCATCCGATCTATCTCGGGTTCGTCATGGCGACGGCGGGTGTGGCGATCGCGTCGAGTTCGGCCGCGGGCTTCTGGATCATCACGCCGCTCGCGTCGCTCGGCTGCATCGCGATCGTCATGGGCTATGAAGCCGCCGATCTCGATCGTCGCTTCGGTCGCAATCGCGAGCCGTCACTCTGGGCGCTTCCGCCGGACTCCGCCGGCCCGCCGCGCCCGCGACACCGTGCGGCGGTCTTCTTCCGACTCTACCTGCCGTGGCTGGTGCTCTATGAGTGGATCGGGCATCTGCCAGTGCCCGATGGCATCGATGTGCGCCTTGGCCCGGAGCGCCACTGGCCGGTCTTTGAGTGGGCCGAGTGGCCCTATGCGAGCGTCTACCTCGCCGCGATCGTCGCGCCGTTCGTGGCGCCGTCATCGGCAGCGCTTCGTCGCTTCATGGTGACCGGGTGGTGGGGGACTGCGCTCGGTATGACGGCGTACCTCGTCGTTCCGTTCATCGCCCCGCCGCGCGACTTTGAGCCTTCGTCGGTGGCTGGACACTTGCTCATGTGGGAGCGAGCTGATGGTCTCGACGGCAGGGCGGCGTTCCCATCGTTCCATGTCTTCTGGACGCTGTTGACGGCGGCGCTGCTTGCGTCGCGCTGGCCGCGACTCCTTGTCGGCGCGTGGGCCACCATCGCCGTGATCGCGTGTGTCATGACGGGCATGCACGCCGTGGTCGACCTCGTCGCAGGAGCGCTCCTCTTCTTCGTGTCGTGGCGCATCGATCGAGTGTGGAGCCTGTTGCGTCGATCAGTGGAGCGCCTCGCCAACAGTTGGCGTGCGTGGCAGGTCGGACCCGTTCGAATCATCAATCACGGTGTCTTCGCGGGAGTGGCGGCGGCCGTCGGAGTTCTCATCACGGGCACGCTCGTGGCTGGCGGAGACCTTGCATGGATCGCGGCGCTCATGATCGCGTCACTCGTGGGTGCTGCCATCTGGGGGCAGATGGTGGTGGGAAGGCCGACCTCGCTTCGGCCCTTCGGGTACTTCGGAAGTGTGGTGGGTGTGGGAAGTGTGGCGCTCGTGGCGTGGGCGACTGGCGTGGAGATTGGGACGCTCGCCGCAGCCGCCGCCGTCGCGGCTCCATGGGTGCAACTCATCGGGCGCAAACGCTGTCTGGTCCAGGGGTGTTGCCACGGCGCTCCCGTTCCGAGTGATCGCGCGTGGCTCGGGATCCGCTGTGTGAATGAACAGTCGCGTGTCGTTCGACTCTCATCACTTCGCGCGGTGCCGATTCACGCCACGCCGTTCTATTCGATGGTGGCCAATGCCTTGCTTGGCGCCATGCTGCTGCGCCTGGCGCTCCTGAGGGCGCCGATCGTCATCATCATCGGCGCGTACTTCGTGCTCGCGGGCATGAGCCGTTTCGTCGAAGAGGCCTTTCGAGGCGAGCCGCACACGCCGGTCATTGGCGGCCTTCGGCTCTATCAATGGCTCTCGATCGGCATGGTGCTGATCGGGGCCATGGTCATGATGCTTCCGGCCGATGGTGCGCCCTGGCCCACGCCGCGCCTCACCGCCGGCGTGGTGGCTGTGGCGCTGGTCGCATTCGTGCTGCACGCCTTCGCCATGGGGGTTGACTTTCCGGCATCGAGCCGGCGTTTCTCACGCCTCGCGTGA
- the ubiA gene encoding putative 4-hydroxybenzoate polyprenyltransferase, translated as MTTIIHRVRVVAGDIKLAHSVFALPFALLGAVMALRPPAGHAPDSRAAASDAIPALTAASNTWVDALTLVALVVAAMVTARTAAMIANRLLDADLDARNPRTKGRAIPAGRVSKRDAALLLVLSSAGFIAVCGAFGVLRDNWWPLLLSLPVLAWITLYGLFKRFTWACHLWLGASLALSVPAAALAVDPAALAMPSIWWLALAVLAWVAGFDVIYALQDIEVDRAERLHSVPARFGWGGALAMSRSLHAVAVASLVMAWWSDVRLGVIFAAAVVAASLLLLVEHATVRRWGTSRMALTFFTINGCVSLLLGAAGIVGVLLAG; from the coding sequence GTGACGACGATCATCCATCGAGTTCGGGTTGTCGCGGGGGACATCAAGCTGGCGCACAGTGTCTTTGCACTGCCGTTCGCGTTGCTCGGCGCGGTGATGGCACTGCGACCGCCCGCGGGTCACGCTCCTGACTCGCGCGCTGCGGCCAGCGATGCAATTCCCGCGCTCACCGCAGCGTCGAACACCTGGGTCGATGCGCTCACGCTGGTGGCGCTGGTCGTTGCGGCGATGGTCACCGCGCGCACCGCGGCGATGATCGCCAATCGGCTGCTCGACGCCGACCTCGATGCACGAAACCCGCGCACGAAGGGGCGCGCGATTCCCGCAGGCCGGGTGTCGAAGCGCGATGCGGCGCTCCTTCTTGTGCTCTCGTCGGCGGGGTTCATCGCGGTCTGCGGAGCGTTCGGCGTGCTGCGCGACAACTGGTGGCCGCTGCTCCTCTCGCTGCCGGTGCTCGCGTGGATCACGCTGTACGGGCTCTTCAAGCGCTTCACCTGGGCGTGCCACTTGTGGCTCGGAGCGAGTCTCGCCCTGAGTGTGCCCGCCGCTGCGCTCGCGGTCGATCCCGCGGCACTCGCCATGCCATCGATCTGGTGGCTGGCGCTGGCGGTGCTCGCGTGGGTGGCGGGGTTCGATGTGATTTACGCGCTGCAGGACATCGAGGTTGACCGGGCGGAGCGGCTGCACAGCGTGCCGGCGCGCTTCGGATGGGGCGGCGCACTCGCCATGAGCCGCTCGCTCCATGCGGTGGCGGTCGCGTCGCTCGTGATGGCGTGGTGGAGCGATGTGCGGCTCGGAGTCATCTTCGCGGCCGCAGTCGTGGCTGCGTCGCTGCTCCTGCTTGTCGAGCACGCCACGGTGCGACGCTGGGGCACCTCGCGCATGGCGCTCACCTTCTTCACCATCAATGGGTGCGTCTCACTGCTGCTGGGAGCGGCAGGCATTGTGGGCGTGCTGCTGGCTGGCTGA
- the nusG gene encoding transcription termination/antitermination factor NusG: MYREGMNWFVLRVASNKESSVRETLLRKVQIEGMDHLVGRIMVPTEKSYVMKGGGKPRITENKLYPGYVFVEMKLEPDGRIPQDVFFLIKETTGVGDFVGTAGRPTPMAPPEVQKMLFDSRRPEEAPQLKMDFQKGDAVLIKEGPFQSYEGTVDEVLPDKGLVRVLVTIFGRQAPIELEYLQLAKAEK; encoded by the coding sequence ATGTATCGCGAGGGCATGAACTGGTTCGTGCTCCGCGTGGCCAGCAACAAGGAGAGCAGCGTGCGCGAAACGCTCCTCCGCAAGGTGCAGATCGAAGGCATGGACCACCTCGTGGGCCGCATCATGGTGCCCACGGAGAAGTCCTATGTCATGAAGGGCGGCGGCAAGCCACGCATCACCGAGAACAAGCTCTATCCGGGCTATGTCTTCGTGGAGATGAAGCTCGAGCCCGATGGCCGTATTCCGCAGGATGTCTTCTTCCTCATCAAGGAGACGACCGGCGTTGGCGACTTCGTCGGCACGGCAGGTCGGCCCACGCCGATGGCGCCGCCTGAAGTGCAGAAGATGCTCTTTGACAGCCGGCGCCCCGAGGAGGCTCCGCAGCTCAAGATGGACTTCCAGAAGGGCGATGCCGTCCTTATCAAGGAAGGCCCGTTCCAGAGCTACGAGGGCACGGTCGACGAAGTACTGCCTGACAAGGGCCTGGTGCGCGTGCTGGTCACCATCTTCGGCCGCCAGGCGCCCATCGAGCTTGAGTATCTCCAGCTTGCCAAGGCTGAAAAGTAG
- the secE gene encoding preprotein translocase subunit SecE, producing the protein MSLAVYKSGQGYWTRIMSGCGFGLMVLLGAVWLYRQIHDGGGASVTVQYVAFVVGLLFAVIGGATVYYLIGVKPKTVDFLVATEGEMKKVNWSTRREIVGFTILVLIISFVIATVCALLDVVWAFIMGQAGVLQAT; encoded by the coding sequence GTGTCACTGGCAGTCTACAAGAGCGGTCAGGGCTACTGGACGCGGATCATGTCCGGTTGCGGCTTCGGTCTCATGGTGCTGCTCGGCGCCGTCTGGCTCTACCGCCAGATCCACGACGGCGGCGGCGCCAGCGTCACGGTGCAGTATGTGGCCTTCGTGGTGGGATTGCTCTTCGCGGTAATCGGCGGAGCGACGGTCTACTACCTGATTGGCGTCAAGCCCAAGACCGTTGACTTCCTGGTCGCCACCGAAGGCGAGATGAAGAAGGTGAACTGGTCCACTCGCCGAGAGATCGTCGGGTTCACCATTCTTGTTCTCATCATCTCGTTCGTCATCGCGACAGTGTGCGCACTGCTCGATGTGGTCTGGGCATTCATCATGGGTCAGGCCGGTGTGTTGCAGGCGACCTGA
- the rpmG gene encoding 50S ribosomal protein L33, producing MAKKSLDREYVWLQCSETGDLNYRTEIRVKGGISERVKEGFMKYSPRLRKHTLHKIKRK from the coding sequence ATGGCCAAGAAATCACTGGATCGCGAATATGTGTGGCTCCAGTGCTCGGAGACGGGCGACCTGAACTACCGCACTGAGATCCGCGTCAAGGGCGGCATCTCGGAGCGCGTCAAGGAAGGTTTCATGAAGTACAGCCCGCGCCTCCGCAAGCACACGCTCCACAAGATCAAGCGGAAGTAA
- the tuf gene encoding elongation factor Tu, whose protein sequence is MAKETFVRTKPHVNVGTIGHVDHGKTTLTAAITAVQGAKGLGKPVSYDQVAKASESEGRRDPTKILTIATSHVEYETANRHYAHVDCPGHADYVKNMITGAAQMDGAILVVSAADGPMPQTKEHVLLARQVGVPKIVVFLNKVDLVDDAELLDLVEMEVRELLNKYGFPGDDTPVIRGAAFPALQEPGNAEKNKCIGDLMDAIDSFIPEPVRETDKPFLMSVEDVFSIKGRGTVATGRIERGVVKVGEEVEIVGLRPQPMKTTVTGVEMFQKTLDQGQAGDNVGCLLRGVEKKDIERGQVLCKPGTIKPHTKFEAQVYVLKKEEGGRHTAFVAGYKPQFYFRTTDITGKIEKLIGADMCMPGDNVTMQVDLEGKGVAMEQGVRFAIREGGRTVGSGVVTKIVE, encoded by the coding sequence ATGGCCAAGGAAACTTTCGTTCGCACCAAGCCGCATGTCAATGTTGGCACGATTGGCCATGTTGACCACGGCAAGACCACTCTCACCGCCGCGATCACCGCCGTTCAGGGCGCGAAGGGTCTCGGCAAGCCGGTCAGCTATGACCAGGTCGCCAAGGCCTCCGAGAGCGAGGGTCGTCGCGATCCCACCAAGATTCTCACCATCGCCACGAGCCATGTTGAGTACGAGACGGCCAATCGCCATTACGCCCATGTCGACTGTCCCGGCCACGCTGACTATGTGAAGAACATGATCACCGGCGCCGCCCAGATGGACGGCGCCATTCTCGTGGTCTCCGCCGCCGACGGCCCCATGCCGCAGACCAAGGAGCATGTCCTGCTCGCTCGCCAGGTCGGTGTGCCGAAGATCGTCGTCTTCCTCAACAAGGTCGACCTCGTCGATGACGCCGAGCTGCTCGATCTCGTTGAAATGGAAGTCCGCGAGCTCCTGAACAAGTACGGCTTCCCCGGCGATGACACCCCGGTCATCCGCGGCGCCGCGTTCCCGGCGCTCCAGGAGCCCGGCAACGCCGAGAAGAACAAGTGCATCGGCGACCTCATGGATGCGATCGACTCCTTCATTCCCGAGCCCGTGCGTGAGACGGACAAGCCCTTCCTCATGTCGGTCGAAGATGTCTTCAGCATCAAGGGCCGTGGCACCGTCGCGACCGGTCGTATCGAGCGTGGCGTGGTGAAGGTCGGCGAGGAAGTCGAGATCGTCGGCCTCCGTCCCCAGCCAATGAAGACCACCGTCACCGGCGTCGAGATGTTCCAGAAGACCCTCGATCAGGGCCAGGCGGGCGACAATGTCGGCTGCCTCCTCCGCGGCGTCGAGAAGAAGGACATCGAGCGCGGTCAGGTGCTCTGCAAGCCGGGCACCATCAAGCCTCACACCAAGTTCGAGGCCCAGGTCTATGTGCTGAAGAAGGAAGAGGGTGGTCGTCACACCGCCTTCGTCGCCGGCTACAAGCCGCAGTTCTACTTCCGCACCACCGACATCACGGGCAAGATCGAGAAGCTCATCGGCGCCGACATGTGCATGCCGGGTGACAATGTCACCATGCAGGTCGACCTCGAGGGCAAGGGCGTCGCCATGGAGCAGGGCGTCCGCTTCGCCATCCGCGAGGGTGGCCGCACCGTCGGCTCCGGCGTCGTCACCAAGATCGTCGAGTAA
- a CDS encoding type II secretion system protein gives MKTVSRAVGNRGHRRGVTLVEILAVIGVLVILMAILLPSLATVRGNAVLMKSYNNLRQVANYSAAYSKDNRETIVPSAFDYSQAATPGKVRSNRRPDGTEPPPPAGMLRKGTWADILWTTAGLGPASTDGNYRWEFDAPDGYFYSLNPDFEGNPFRSTQPMYRVFEGSSMSTDSAINANDLGSRALPEHVPQPGMFAMNNFFDSRGGNWFSTHQIRHPARGLMLVDSFAGETIDPVETSTVAPWRGNSSELGQVDFRYIGGVAAILFFDGHTDAQPKWDDLEELQGDDGNPQDNGRNVRVTNLDRSGT, from the coding sequence ATGAAGACCGTCTCCAGGGCCGTCGGGAACCGAGGCCATCGTCGTGGTGTCACACTGGTCGAGATCCTCGCCGTCATCGGCGTGCTCGTCATCCTCATGGCCATCCTGCTCCCGAGTCTTGCCACGGTGCGCGGGAACGCGGTGCTCATGAAGAGCTACAACAACCTCCGTCAGGTCGCGAACTATTCGGCCGCCTACTCGAAGGACAATCGCGAGACGATCGTGCCGAGCGCGTTCGACTACTCGCAGGCGGCGACGCCTGGAAAGGTCCGCTCGAATCGGCGGCCCGACGGCACCGAGCCACCTCCGCCGGCGGGCATGCTCCGCAAGGGCACCTGGGCTGACATTCTCTGGACCACCGCTGGTCTCGGGCCAGCGTCGACCGATGGCAACTACCGCTGGGAGTTCGACGCACCCGATGGCTACTTCTACTCGTTGAACCCGGATTTCGAGGGGAACCCCTTCCGATCGACGCAGCCGATGTACCGCGTCTTCGAGGGATCATCGATGAGCACCGACTCCGCGATCAACGCCAATGATCTCGGCTCGCGAGCGCTTCCCGAGCATGTCCCGCAGCCGGGCATGTTCGCCATGAACAACTTCTTCGACAGCCGCGGCGGCAACTGGTTCTCGACGCACCAGATCCGCCACCCGGCGCGCGGGCTGATGCTGGTGGATTCGTTCGCCGGCGAGACCATCGATCCGGTCGAAACCAGCACCGTGGCGCCGTGGCGCGGCAACAGCTCCGAACTGGGGCAGGTCGACTTCCGGTACATCGGCGGCGTGGCGGCCATCCTCTTCTTCGACGGTCACACCGACGCCCAGCCGAAGTGGGACGACCTCGAGGAGCTTCAGGGTGACGACGGCAACCCGCAGGACAACGGCAGGAATGTCCGGGTGACGAACCTGGACCGCTCGGGGACCTGA